A part of Candidatus Hydrogenedentota bacterium genomic DNA contains:
- a CDS encoding choice-of-anchor D domain-containing protein produces GEGEGEGEGEGEGEGEGEIPEILVTPLSKDFGEVTTGETAEATFTVKNTGTGTLTGTATISGEGFELASDASYSLQAGATKEIVVRFRPAKAKAYSGTAIFTGGASPVEAALAGAGIAPPGCFGGTVSPVAPPKGNYGILAAVAVFLALGRRPYSRQQATI; encoded by the coding sequence AGGCGAAGGCGAAGGCGAAGGCGAAGGCGAAGGCGAAGGCGAAGGCGAAGGCGAAATACCCGAAATTCTGGTCACGCCCCTTTCAAAGGACTTTGGTGAAGTCACAACGGGCGAAACGGCCGAAGCCACGTTCACCGTCAAGAACACGGGAACCGGCACTCTGACGGGCACGGCCACGATTTCGGGCGAAGGTTTCGAATTGGCATCGGACGCTTCCTATTCGCTGCAAGCCGGCGCCACAAAGGAAATCGTGGTGCGATTTCGGCCAGCCAAGGCAAAGGCCTATTCGGGCACGGCGATCTTTACCGGCGGAGCATCGCCGGTGGAGGCCGCCCTTGCGGGCGCTGGTATTGCACCGCCGGGATGTTTTGGCGGAACCGTTTCTCCGGTTGCTCCACCCAAGGGCAATTACGGCATCTTGGCGGCTGTGGCGGTGTTTTTGGCATTGGGACGCCGTCCGTATTCGAGGCAGCAAGCCACGATTTGA